The following are from one region of the Rhodopirellula sp. P2 genome:
- the brxL gene encoding BREX system Lon protease-like protein BrxL, whose translation MNATALQMDGLDQMSASVFDGYLVRKDLVRKYARQYPVPTYVVEFLLGRYCATVDEEEIAEGLQIVEKQLQNRTVKTGQEEVFIKQARDKGSVKLIDVVKAKLDTKSDCYYAEIPSLAIKDALIDDKLVDDHERMLTDGFYAEITLEYDAVVAQEKNGRPFRIASLRPIQMSKSDILDVLKRGRAEYSTGQWIDFMVRSIGLEPTELSDRAKYVVLLRMVPFVERNYNLVELGPRGTGKSHLFQQISPYSHLISGGKATVAKMFVNNASGQRGLVCQYDVVCFDEVSGVSFDQKDGVNIMKGYMASGEFSRGKESIRAEGGIVMVGNFDVDVEQQQRIGHLLSPLPPEMRDDTAFHDRIHAFAPGWDFPKLNPNEHLTNHFGLVSDFLSECWTNLRMLSRVSTLQNRVFFGGALSGRDIEAVNKTISGLLKLVFPDPEMDVSDEDLELLVRLALESRRRVKEQQKKCLKSEFRNTHFSFTMGVDGVEQFVATPELHSDVAIDGDPLPPGQVWAISPGSQESGPGLYRLEVTSGPGSNVRILNTPTPPGFRESVKIGEQNLYTQSKQLVGDRDPRAHEFSIQMRAMDNDHSGVGLGLPALVALSSSLLERSTKGGMIIVGSLNLGGSVEMIPNPVAIAEVAIEKQATTLLMPVSARRQLNDLPDELWTKISIEFYKDAQDAFFKCLLD comes from the coding sequence ATGAACGCAACAGCATTGCAAATGGATGGACTGGATCAAATGTCCGCGTCCGTGTTTGACGGGTACTTGGTTCGTAAGGACTTGGTCCGCAAATACGCTCGTCAGTATCCAGTCCCGACTTACGTGGTCGAGTTCTTGCTCGGTCGCTACTGCGCGACGGTCGACGAGGAGGAGATCGCTGAGGGGCTGCAGATTGTCGAAAAGCAATTGCAGAACCGCACGGTGAAGACCGGCCAAGAGGAGGTCTTCATCAAACAGGCTCGCGACAAAGGATCAGTGAAGCTGATCGACGTGGTGAAGGCGAAGCTCGACACGAAGTCGGATTGCTACTACGCCGAGATTCCTAGCCTGGCAATCAAAGATGCCCTGATTGATGACAAGCTGGTCGACGATCACGAGCGGATGCTGACGGATGGTTTCTACGCCGAGATCACGCTGGAGTATGACGCAGTTGTTGCCCAGGAGAAGAACGGTAGACCATTCCGGATCGCGTCGCTGCGTCCGATTCAAATGTCAAAGTCAGACATTCTGGATGTACTGAAGCGGGGACGAGCCGAGTATTCAACTGGACAATGGATCGACTTTATGGTTCGTTCGATCGGTTTGGAACCGACCGAGCTATCGGATCGGGCGAAGTATGTCGTCTTGCTGAGAATGGTGCCCTTTGTCGAACGCAATTACAACTTGGTTGAACTAGGACCGCGCGGCACCGGCAAGAGCCACCTGTTCCAGCAGATTTCGCCGTACTCCCATTTGATCTCCGGCGGCAAGGCGACCGTCGCAAAGATGTTCGTCAACAACGCCAGCGGACAACGCGGTTTGGTTTGTCAGTACGACGTGGTTTGCTTCGACGAAGTATCCGGCGTCTCCTTCGACCAAAAGGACGGCGTCAACATCATGAAGGGCTATATGGCGTCCGGCGAATTCAGCCGAGGCAAAGAAAGCATTCGAGCCGAGGGTGGCATTGTCATGGTCGGCAACTTCGATGTCGATGTCGAGCAGCAACAACGCATTGGCCACTTGCTAAGCCCTCTACCACCAGAAATGCGTGACGACACAGCCTTCCACGACCGTATTCATGCATTCGCTCCCGGTTGGGATTTCCCGAAACTGAATCCGAATGAGCACCTCACCAACCACTTTGGCCTTGTCAGCGATTTCCTGAGCGAATGCTGGACGAACTTGCGAATGCTAAGCCGCGTCTCAACGTTGCAGAATCGGGTGTTCTTTGGTGGCGCCCTGAGCGGCCGCGATATCGAAGCGGTTAACAAAACGATCAGCGGCTTGTTGAAACTTGTATTCCCCGATCCTGAAATGGACGTCTCCGATGAAGACCTTGAATTGCTGGTCCGCTTGGCTCTGGAATCACGCCGACGCGTGAAAGAACAACAGAAGAAGTGTCTCAAGAGCGAGTTCCGCAACACACACTTTAGCTTCACGATGGGCGTCGACGGTGTCGAACAATTCGTCGCAACGCCAGAGCTTCACAGCGACGTCGCTATCGACGGCGACCCGCTACCACCGGGCCAAGTCTGGGCAATCAGCCCTGGATCGCAAGAGTCTGGCCCCGGACTGTACCGACTCGAAGTCACATCCGGCCCCGGCAGCAATGTTCGCATTCTCAATACGCCGACACCGCCCGGATTCCGCGAAAGCGTCAAGATCGGCGAACAGAACCTTTACACCCAGAGCAAACAACTGGTCGGTGACCGCGACCCACGTGCGCACGAGTTCTCCATCCAAATGCGAGCGATGGACAACGATCACAGCGGCGTAGGCCTAGGCTTGCCCGCCCTCGTCGCCCTTTCTAGCTCGCTACTGGAGCGAAGCACGAAGGGAGGAATGATTATCGTCGGTTCGCTGAACCTGGGTGGCTCAGTTGAGATGATCCCGAACCCGGTCGCCATCGCCGAAGTAGCCATCGAAAAACAAGCCACCACGCTCCTAATGCCTGTCTCCGCCCGCCGGCAACTCAACGATCTACCAGATGAACTCTGGACCAAAATCAGCATCGAGTTTTACAAGGATGCTCAAGATGCATTCTTCAAGTGTTTGTTGGACTGA
- a CDS encoding RNA-binding domain-containing protein, with the protein MLRAIRLGEDSHLELKEVVISGKKVKGPSRDDIADEMAAFANAKGGVLVMGVDDKSRDIIGIPIDKLDLVEDLLREVAQDSLEPPLLLDIRREELPDELGNPQAIIRADIDRSLFVHSSRGRYWYRVGSSKRQMTPDYLGRLMQQRSQARLIRFDEQIIPGVSIEVLNSKLVARYRTDRSTDDLVTFLRKLAMVDQDQDGVLRPTVCGLLLGCQEPEVYLPAAYVQAVAYRGTADESPMNLSGYQLDQKDIAGPIDQQVLDSVRFVAKHMRVIGSKSAGRSDQPQYDLTAIFEAIVNAVAHRDYSMSGSRIRLRVFADRIELFVPGALANTMTVDSLPMRQAARNEAITSLLAKTQFELDLDGFESSRSYMMDRRGEGVSLILGRSEALSGKKPTYETIDESELKLTIFGADSHSPELVQEERP; encoded by the coding sequence TTGCTTCGCGCCATCCGATTGGGGGAGGACAGCCACTTGGAACTCAAGGAGGTTGTGATCTCAGGCAAGAAGGTAAAGGGACCTAGTCGAGATGACATTGCCGATGAAATGGCAGCGTTTGCTAATGCCAAGGGGGGCGTCTTGGTTATGGGGGTAGATGACAAGTCTCGTGATATCATTGGAATTCCGATCGACAAACTCGATTTGGTGGAAGACCTTTTGCGTGAAGTGGCTCAAGACAGTCTTGAGCCACCATTGTTGCTCGATATTCGCCGGGAAGAATTGCCAGACGAACTTGGAAACCCGCAAGCTATCATTCGTGCCGATATTGACCGCAGCCTGTTTGTTCACTCAAGTCGTGGACGTTATTGGTATCGTGTTGGAAGCAGCAAACGGCAAATGACGCCCGACTACCTCGGGCGACTGATGCAGCAGCGTAGTCAAGCTCGGTTGATTCGCTTTGATGAACAGATCATCCCGGGCGTTTCAATTGAAGTACTCAATTCCAAGCTTGTCGCGAGATATCGGACTGATCGTTCTACGGACGACCTTGTCACGTTCTTGAGAAAACTTGCGATGGTCGATCAAGACCAAGACGGAGTACTTCGACCGACTGTCTGCGGCTTATTGCTCGGTTGCCAAGAACCCGAGGTGTATCTTCCGGCTGCATATGTGCAGGCAGTTGCCTATCGAGGAACCGCAGACGAATCACCGATGAACCTCTCAGGCTATCAGTTGGACCAAAAGGACATCGCCGGACCGATTGACCAACAGGTTTTAGATAGTGTTCGTTTCGTCGCGAAGCATATGCGAGTGATCGGATCGAAGTCAGCAGGACGAAGCGACCAGCCACAATACGATCTCACCGCCATTTTTGAAGCGATTGTTAACGCTGTCGCTCACCGGGACTATTCAATGTCGGGTTCGAGAATCCGGCTTCGTGTCTTTGCTGATCGAATTGAGTTGTTTGTTCCCGGCGCTCTTGCCAACACGATGACGGTAGACAGCTTGCCAATGCGACAAGCGGCTAGAAACGAGGCAATCACGAGTCTGTTAGCAAAGACCCAGTTTGAACTCGATTTAGATGGGTTCGAGAGTAGTCGATCGTACATGATGGATCGTCGAGGCGAGGGTGTGAGTCTGATTCTTGGTCGTAGCGAGGCGTTGTCAGGGAAGAAACCGACCTACGAAACCATTGACGAGAGCGAGCTGAAGTTGACGATTTTCGGGGCCGATTCGCACTCACCTGAATTGGTCCAGGAGGAGCGGCCATGA
- the pglZ gene encoding BREX-1 system phosphatase PglZ type B, with translation MTNDTMLESLRESLADASKHSAGEVPPVAILWTDAKGEWLPLVETLRSRLPQLLVHGEYDCDKRTGPAIWLKCAIARQLPEIEIPEGLTPIVYLPLISRQTLRAGTECPLQLQPLVELLYRGAVWTQKNGRDWSVEAMLVGKDAPGLGLDVAGDSHTKLSMMASLSVLADTPVSRLTGRRLEAEDFDKLMIGDHPRDLLRWMSDPTLVREEMGGVENVTDSVGGTWHAFCNRCREDYGFDPDSDGELVAAEKLGMQETNVWEGLWGRYCESPKAYAGIPSLLRRAKPTNRIAYEKETWPDENETEEVSLRTALAALDGVDAAHAREAIAKLEQAHGFRRSWVWARLDQAPLALALEHLGHLAERTQAALGGDSPEDLAKLYADGGYLVDDAALAAMATVRTAADAVAVHAAVRALYLPWLDQAATRLQEVWRDPPGLTDRVSERLPEPTALAAGRSATGVYGGRPGASAYGSRGTVSSYESISADVGCCLLFADGLRYDLAQRLSLALAERGLMVASRRRWSALPSVTATAKPAVSPVTAKVRGVGLPDSFAPSLADNPEKSLTFARMHSLLKADDYQIIGAGEVGDPAAAKARGWCEFGEIDKRGHSMQAKLASVVAEQVELIAERIAELLDAGWREVRVITDHGWLLMPGGLPKEDLPHYLTEAKWARCATIKGESKPNVPKATWHWNQSAEFATGPGVRCFSAGHAYAHGGISLQECLIPDMSVSLQNQPVRQDVSITKVDWKGLRCRISVSPASAGLRVDLRNKPNDPATSVADGGKPLDGNETVTLFVEDDDLLESVVAVTVCNDAGQTIAKQNTTIGGE, from the coding sequence ATGACCAACGACACGATGCTCGAATCGTTGCGCGAATCACTCGCGGATGCGTCAAAGCATTCCGCCGGCGAAGTGCCACCGGTTGCGATCTTGTGGACCGACGCCAAAGGCGAATGGTTGCCGCTCGTCGAAACCCTGCGTTCCCGTTTACCGCAGTTGCTGGTTCATGGTGAATACGACTGCGATAAACGAACTGGTCCGGCGATCTGGTTGAAATGTGCGATCGCCCGTCAATTGCCAGAGATTGAGATTCCAGAAGGATTGACGCCGATCGTCTATCTGCCTTTGATCAGCCGGCAAACGTTGCGTGCCGGCACCGAATGTCCGCTGCAGCTGCAGCCGCTGGTTGAACTCCTGTATCGCGGTGCGGTGTGGACACAAAAGAACGGTCGCGATTGGTCGGTCGAGGCAATGTTGGTCGGCAAGGACGCTCCGGGACTGGGGCTGGATGTCGCTGGCGACAGCCACACCAAGCTTTCCATGATGGCTTCCTTGTCAGTGTTGGCAGATACACCGGTATCGCGTTTGACTGGCCGGCGACTGGAGGCGGAAGATTTTGACAAGCTGATGATCGGTGACCACCCACGCGACCTGCTGCGTTGGATGAGTGATCCAACACTGGTGCGTGAGGAAATGGGCGGTGTCGAAAACGTCACTGATTCTGTTGGTGGCACGTGGCATGCCTTCTGCAATCGCTGTCGCGAGGATTATGGATTCGATCCCGATTCCGACGGCGAGCTGGTGGCCGCCGAAAAACTTGGTATGCAGGAAACGAATGTTTGGGAAGGGCTATGGGGACGCTACTGCGAATCACCCAAGGCCTATGCTGGCATTCCAAGTTTGCTGCGCCGAGCCAAGCCGACCAACCGCATCGCTTACGAGAAAGAAACTTGGCCGGACGAGAATGAAACGGAGGAAGTGTCGCTTCGCACTGCCCTCGCTGCGTTGGACGGCGTCGATGCCGCACATGCCCGTGAGGCGATCGCGAAGCTGGAACAGGCTCATGGTTTTCGGAGGTCATGGGTTTGGGCTCGGTTGGACCAAGCCCCACTTGCACTTGCTTTGGAACACCTTGGGCACCTGGCCGAACGCACGCAAGCCGCACTCGGAGGCGATTCGCCTGAGGATTTGGCGAAGCTGTACGCGGATGGCGGTTACTTGGTCGATGATGCGGCACTCGCAGCGATGGCGACTGTCCGTACGGCAGCCGACGCGGTGGCTGTACACGCGGCGGTGCGAGCGCTGTACTTGCCGTGGTTGGATCAGGCGGCAACTCGATTGCAGGAAGTTTGGCGTGACCCGCCCGGTCTCACTGATCGCGTATCGGAGCGTCTTCCCGAACCGACCGCGCTTGCCGCGGGCCGGTCGGCGACAGGGGTTTATGGAGGAAGACCTGGGGCTAGTGCCTACGGCTCACGTGGAACGGTTTCGTCGTATGAAAGCATTTCGGCGGACGTTGGTTGCTGCTTGCTGTTTGCCGATGGTCTGCGATACGACCTGGCGCAGCGGTTGTCGCTGGCTCTAGCTGAACGTGGATTGATGGTCGCGTCACGGCGACGGTGGTCTGCGTTGCCATCGGTGACGGCGACGGCCAAGCCTGCTGTCTCGCCAGTGACGGCCAAGGTACGCGGCGTGGGCCTGCCCGATAGCTTTGCACCCTCGTTGGCCGACAATCCAGAAAAGTCGCTGACGTTCGCTCGTATGCACTCGTTGTTGAAGGCGGACGATTACCAGATCATCGGCGCTGGTGAAGTAGGCGATCCGGCCGCAGCGAAAGCACGCGGTTGGTGCGAGTTTGGAGAGATCGACAAACGTGGTCACAGCATGCAGGCCAAGCTGGCATCGGTGGTGGCAGAGCAAGTTGAATTGATTGCGGAACGAATCGCGGAACTGCTCGATGCCGGTTGGCGAGAAGTTCGCGTCATCACGGACCACGGATGGTTGCTGATGCCAGGTGGTTTGCCGAAAGAAGACCTGCCCCATTACTTGACGGAAGCGAAATGGGCTCGCTGTGCGACGATCAAAGGTGAATCGAAACCAAACGTTCCCAAGGCGACGTGGCATTGGAATCAATCGGCCGAGTTCGCGACCGGCCCCGGCGTGAGATGCTTCTCGGCGGGACACGCGTACGCGCACGGCGGGATCAGTTTGCAGGAATGTCTGATTCCAGACATGTCGGTATCCCTGCAGAACCAGCCTGTGCGTCAGGACGTTTCCATCACGAAGGTGGATTGGAAGGGACTGCGTTGTCGTATCTCGGTCTCGCCGGCATCGGCTGGTTTGCGTGTTGACTTGAGAAACAAGCCAAACGATCCGGCTACTTCCGTCGCGGATGGCGGCAAACCGCTTGACGGGAACGAGACAGTCACGCTGTTTGTCGAGGATGACGACCTGTTGGAATCGGTCGTCGCGGTCACCGTGTGTAACGATGCCGGCCAAACGATTGCAAAACAAAACACCACCATCGGTGGCGAATAA
- a CDS encoding AAA family ATPase: MAGDNGKPIDVSIEQAIEAARLHRDQLIQGAELLEQLSDNASDDDYAELQDQMDELAPEVSKLAWGHKYFSLLYPEKLDDFHSPDWQHFHILKLQQLPPGGDGRYICAGRFVSAAAEVGVRMNQFTASLNAVQGRLHKYWRVGTRGGDDGVSHWEMMKERNVIAIGWNQLGDLTWVEAKKESRKQLKEALKEVNPDQSSISVGQDCSQITQFIAGINEGDWVLASDGATVLGIGRVTGEYEHAPEFGFPHQRSVEWLSIEEWTMPVPEGLRSIVREIRRHDENIVEAEKKVHDSIESTVSGGTTTPTPPRPIRLQDIGGRIQSVLARKSQVILYGPPGTGKTYWAEKTAFDLAAISHFGKLHANLNEFEKHAISGEGEQSGCVRMCCFHPAYGYEDFLEGYRPSTVNGQVSFELRDGIFKKLCQDAAATPAKQFFLIVDEINRGDIPRVFGELLTTLERDKRGKRITLPVSQQVFTIPKNVLLIGTMNTADRSISLLDAALRRRFGFIELMPDGRVLKDSTVSGIPLRAWFEALNERIRQHVGRDSRNLQIGHSYLLQAGSPIKEIAVLRRAIRDDIIPLLEEYCYEDYTTLGKILGDGLVDTEKQEIRQDLLEAGRENELVDVLLTSFSDIQNTTAALTSDQSLGDEDDAFENADEDDLPGPPEGEN; encoded by the coding sequence ATGGCGGGCGACAACGGTAAACCGATCGACGTTTCGATTGAACAGGCAATCGAGGCTGCTCGACTACATCGCGACCAACTGATTCAGGGTGCAGAATTACTCGAACAACTATCCGACAACGCATCCGATGATGACTACGCTGAACTGCAAGACCAAATGGACGAACTGGCTCCCGAGGTCAGCAAGCTGGCATGGGGACACAAGTATTTCAGCTTGCTCTATCCAGAGAAGCTCGATGACTTCCATAGCCCTGACTGGCAACACTTTCACATCCTAAAGCTGCAACAGCTTCCACCTGGAGGCGACGGGCGATATATCTGCGCGGGACGGTTCGTTTCGGCAGCCGCAGAAGTCGGCGTACGAATGAATCAATTCACTGCGTCCTTGAATGCCGTACAGGGTCGGCTCCATAAATATTGGCGTGTCGGAACCCGCGGCGGTGATGATGGCGTCAGTCACTGGGAAATGATGAAGGAACGCAATGTCATCGCGATCGGATGGAACCAACTTGGAGATCTCACATGGGTTGAAGCAAAGAAGGAATCGCGAAAGCAACTTAAGGAGGCACTGAAAGAAGTCAACCCAGATCAAAGCTCGATTTCGGTTGGTCAAGATTGCTCTCAAATTACGCAGTTCATTGCTGGTATTAACGAAGGTGACTGGGTACTTGCGTCAGATGGTGCAACCGTGCTCGGAATCGGACGTGTCACAGGCGAGTATGAGCATGCACCCGAATTCGGATTCCCTCACCAGCGGAGCGTTGAGTGGCTGAGTATCGAGGAATGGACGATGCCGGTGCCCGAAGGGCTTCGATCCATCGTCCGGGAAATTCGCCGACACGATGAGAATATCGTCGAAGCGGAAAAGAAGGTTCACGATTCAATTGAATCGACTGTCAGCGGTGGAACGACCACACCAACTCCGCCTCGTCCGATTCGCCTGCAGGACATCGGCGGTCGGATCCAGTCGGTGCTAGCTCGCAAATCACAAGTCATCCTGTACGGACCGCCTGGAACGGGGAAGACCTACTGGGCTGAAAAGACTGCGTTTGACTTGGCGGCTATTTCTCACTTTGGAAAGCTACATGCAAACTTGAACGAGTTTGAGAAGCACGCAATTTCGGGTGAAGGTGAGCAGTCGGGTTGCGTTCGTATGTGTTGCTTCCATCCGGCGTACGGATACGAGGACTTTCTCGAAGGCTATCGACCATCCACGGTGAACGGTCAGGTTTCGTTTGAACTACGCGATGGCATCTTCAAAAAACTGTGCCAAGATGCCGCAGCAACCCCGGCGAAGCAATTTTTCTTGATTGTCGATGAGATTAATCGCGGCGATATACCACGAGTGTTCGGAGAATTATTGACGACATTGGAGAGAGATAAACGCGGGAAGAGAATCACACTCCCCGTTAGTCAGCAGGTATTCACCATCCCGAAGAACGTCTTGCTGATCGGCACGATGAACACAGCGGATCGTTCAATCTCGTTGTTGGATGCGGCACTACGCCGCCGCTTTGGATTTATCGAGTTGATGCCGGACGGTAGAGTTTTGAAGGACTCAACTGTCAGCGGCATTCCTTTGCGTGCTTGGTTCGAGGCATTGAACGAACGCATAAGGCAACATGTTGGCCGCGACTCGCGAAACCTTCAGATTGGTCACTCGTACTTGCTACAAGCAGGAAGCCCAATCAAAGAAATTGCAGTTTTGCGGCGTGCGATTCGTGACGACATCATTCCATTGCTCGAGGAGTACTGCTACGAGGACTATACCACACTGGGAAAAATTCTTGGCGATGGCCTTGTCGACACTGAAAAACAGGAAATTCGACAGGACTTACTGGAAGCAGGGCGTGAAAATGAGTTGGTCGATGTTCTGTTGACATCGTTTAGTGACATTCAGAACACGACCGCGGCACTCACCTCCGATCAGTCGCTGGGTGATGAAGACGATGCGTTCGAAAACGCTGACGAGGATGATTTGCCGGGACCGCCAGAAGGTGAGAACTGA
- a CDS encoding McrC family protein has protein sequence MEAGSAAVAHAEMLTRSRRLQLADLRDGLQIKALSHVGRLRLGNLTITVLPKLPGTSLLNLLRYAFGFRKLHLLCDASHLSEPCGFEDLLVAQLNTEAQELLSRGLRRSYVRRGERLVSPRGQINIGQIAREGGLVAAELPCRHYPRIEDTLFNRVLHAGLILAGSLASNLLLRRDARRLASLMEESISTIRLSSAVMNQVARQSNRLNTSYTASMSIIRLLVESQGITLEGEAITNRLPGFLFDMNAFFQALLSRFLAENLADHRVVDEHGLKHMMRYNPGFNPQGKQSPTPRPDYAITKNGRLRALLDAKYRDLWDKPLPREMLYQLVVYAISQPSNPTSSILYPAAHLQAKEARIDITDPVRGSSLGQVCLRPVNLNRLEALIQENSPQGRRQRIAEATRLAFGSSEPIPVASIA, from the coding sequence TTGGAAGCTGGCAGTGCTGCCGTGGCACACGCAGAAATGCTGACACGGTCAAGGCGGCTTCAGCTTGCCGATCTGCGCGACGGACTGCAGATCAAGGCTCTTTCTCATGTAGGTCGCCTACGTTTGGGAAACCTGACTATCACGGTGCTTCCGAAACTGCCGGGCACATCGTTGCTGAACCTACTACGTTACGCTTTCGGGTTTCGCAAGCTTCATTTGCTTTGCGATGCGAGCCATCTTTCGGAGCCGTGTGGTTTTGAAGACCTGTTGGTGGCACAGTTGAACACCGAAGCACAAGAATTGCTCTCGCGAGGACTCAGGCGATCCTACGTTCGACGTGGCGAACGACTCGTCTCACCGCGTGGCCAAATCAACATTGGCCAGATAGCTCGCGAAGGTGGGCTCGTGGCCGCTGAACTGCCTTGTCGTCACTACCCGCGGATTGAAGACACTCTTTTTAATCGAGTGCTTCACGCGGGTCTAATTCTGGCCGGATCTCTTGCGAGCAACCTGTTGTTACGTCGAGATGCTCGCCGGCTTGCTTCGTTGATGGAGGAATCAATTTCCACGATCCGCCTCAGCTCAGCGGTGATGAATCAGGTGGCTCGCCAGTCAAATCGACTCAACACAAGTTATACAGCTTCGATGTCGATTATTCGACTGCTGGTTGAATCGCAGGGCATCACCCTTGAAGGCGAAGCGATCACCAATCGCTTACCGGGATTCCTATTTGACATGAACGCTTTCTTTCAAGCGTTGCTGTCTCGCTTTCTAGCGGAGAATTTAGCGGATCATCGTGTTGTCGATGAGCACGGCCTCAAACACATGATGCGGTATAACCCAGGATTCAATCCGCAAGGAAAGCAATCGCCAACGCCGCGTCCAGATTATGCAATCACGAAGAACGGACGATTGCGAGCGTTGTTGGATGCGAAATACCGTGACCTGTGGGACAAGCCATTGCCTCGCGAAATGCTCTATCAATTGGTCGTGTACGCGATTAGCCAACCATCCAATCCCACCAGCAGTATTCTTTACCCGGCTGCACATTTACAAGCCAAAGAAGCAAGGATCGACATTACTGACCCAGTTCGAGGATCGTCGCTAGGGCAAGTCTGCCTTCGCCCGGTCAATCTAAACCGCCTTGAAGCATTGATTCAAGAAAACAGCCCGCAAGGGAGACGCCAGCGAATTGCTGAAGCAACGAGGTTGGCATTCGGTTCCTCGGAGCCTATACCGGTCGCTTCAATTGCGTAG
- a CDS encoding DUF1559 domain-containing protein: protein MTDLGLPLAPPSSSRKRRKPGFTLVELLVVIAIIGVLVGLLLPAVQAAREAARRTQCKNNVKQIVLGMTMFEHTFKHYPYSRTGSLWRILPFVEQRDLADTFSSAKHPNFDNPSASEYKWGYNGSLSTDWSNKDRLVEAAATQLSVFQCPSRTGSGTIIDSNGLSMSVADYTTPRIPALRPEGHPLFYRDGEPQMQFSTAMTPASGSRNRNPNNKGGRAASVLDGLSHTLMYYECIGSQELFVRGKLAAVTGGPSITWAGGGDGVKMRAYLADNLLADTSNSNRGKSTSANPNVPDMATDCTKTSAWEATIDTCGTYRSINHTNKSQPFSFHSSSVHIGLCDGSSRTLSDTVDQGVFLNLLLRDDRQLPGEY from the coding sequence ATGACTGATTTGGGCCTTCCTTTGGCACCCCCTTCCAGCTCTCGCAAGCGGAGAAAACCGGGGTTCACGTTGGTTGAGCTGCTGGTGGTGATCGCCATCATTGGCGTTTTGGTGGGGCTGCTCTTGCCCGCCGTGCAGGCTGCACGCGAAGCGGCACGACGCACCCAGTGCAAAAACAACGTCAAACAGATTGTGCTCGGCATGACCATGTTTGAGCACACCTTCAAGCACTACCCGTACTCTCGCACCGGGTCGTTGTGGCGAATCTTGCCGTTCGTGGAGCAGCGGGATCTGGCGGACACATTCAGTTCGGCCAAGCACCCGAATTTCGACAATCCGTCCGCGTCGGAGTACAAGTGGGGCTACAACGGCAGCCTGTCGACGGACTGGAGCAACAAAGACAGGTTGGTCGAAGCCGCTGCGACGCAGCTGTCCGTCTTTCAGTGCCCCAGCCGGACTGGATCCGGGACGATCATCGACAGCAACGGACTGTCCATGAGCGTGGCCGACTACACCACCCCGCGGATTCCAGCGCTTCGCCCGGAAGGGCATCCGCTGTTCTATCGCGATGGGGAACCGCAGATGCAATTCAGCACCGCAATGACGCCGGCCTCTGGATCTCGCAATCGCAATCCGAATAACAAAGGCGGGCGTGCCGCAAGTGTTCTCGACGGGCTCTCTCACACGTTGATGTACTACGAGTGCATCGGCTCCCAAGAGCTGTTCGTGCGTGGCAAGTTAGCAGCCGTGACCGGCGGCCCCAGCATCACTTGGGCAGGCGGCGGCGACGGCGTCAAAATGCGGGCTTACCTGGCCGACAACTTGCTGGCGGACACCTCGAATTCGAACCGTGGAAAATCCACGTCTGCCAACCCCAATGTCCCCGACATGGCAACCGACTGCACCAAGACTTCGGCGTGGGAGGCCACCATCGACACGTGCGGAACGTATCGGTCCATCAATCACACCAACAAGAGCCAGCCGTTTAGCTTTCACTCCAGTTCCGTGCACATCGGATTGTGCGATGGCTCGTCCAGAACGCTCTCCGACACCGTTGACCAGGGTGTGTTTTTGAATCTGTTGTTGCGAGACGACCGCCAGCTTCCCGGCGAGTATTGA